The following proteins are encoded in a genomic region of Jaculus jaculus isolate mJacJac1 chromosome 13, mJacJac1.mat.Y.cur, whole genome shotgun sequence:
- the Mtrfr gene encoding mitochondrial translation release factor in rescue: MPLMSTWGWFRSPELLARICTKTQGFGLQEKLALLSPGMAAFMVQIAGKKDFPALLPLNENELEEQSVKGHGPGGQATNKTNNCVVLKHVPSGIVVKCHQTRSVNQNRKLARKILQEKVDVFYNGEKSAVYKERQEAQKKKQERKKRAKETLEKKKVLKELWESSKNVTEERTADSDRMYCTAYKE; the protein is encoded by the exons ATGCCCTTGATGAGCACCTGGGGTTGGTTTCGTTCTCCTGAACTACTGGCCAGAATATGCACCAAGACTCAGGGATTCGGGCTTCAAGAGAAGTTGGCACTGCTCTCACCGGGAATGGCTGCCTTTATGGTACAGATAGCAGGCAAAAAAGACTTCCCTGCTCTGCTTCCCCTGAATGAAAATGAACTTGAAGAGCAGTCTGTGAAAGGACATGGTCCAGGGGGCCAAGCCACCAACAAAACCAACAATTGTGTAGTGCTGAAGCATGTGCCTTCAGGCATTGTAGTTAAG TGCCATCAAACACGATCTGTCAATCAGAACAGAAAGCTAGCTCGGAAAATTCTACAGGAGAAAGTGGATGTTTTCTACAATGGTGAAAAGAGTGCTGTTTACAAAGAGAGACAAGAGgcacaaaagaaaaagcaagagaggaaAAAGCGAGCAAAGGAAactctagaaaaaaagaaagtattaaaagAACTATGGGAATCAAGTAAAAATGTCACTGAGGAAAGAACTGCTGATTCTGACAGAATGTACTGCACAGCTTACAAGGAATAA